In Sphingobacteriaceae bacterium, the following proteins share a genomic window:
- a CDS encoding sorbosone dehydrogenase: MQLKTLSYVSAFALASLFVLPSCNQDKEEPKSESLVLKADADNAGLTLPAGFGALKVADEVGPARHLAITPEGHVFIKLAYPDKDGNGIVFLKAKGNDYTKIGFAPYGGTGIFLKDNYLYASSNTDVYRYKLNEQHEPVESVKPEKIVSGLIDRHQHESKSIALDNAGNIYVNIGAFSNSCQQKDRENNSPGIVNCPVLDSAAGIWQFKADKQDQHYGDGQRYATGLRNVVGLDWNTEKNSLFVMQHGRDQLTMFPDVFDAKKNAELPAECMFELKKGDNCGWPYSYYDPTTKKKILNPEYGGDGKKEVGNEYIDPVAAYPAHMAPNGLLFYTGSMFPEKYKNGAFIAFHGSWNRAPEPQAGFFVVFQPFKDGKPSGDWEIFADGFSGSKENSASGKADHRPCGLAQGPDGSIYVSDDSKGRIYRIIYTK, translated from the coding sequence ATGCAATTAAAAACTCTTAGTTACGTCTCTGCATTTGCTTTAGCATCACTCTTCGTGCTGCCTTCGTGCAATCAAGATAAGGAAGAACCCAAATCAGAATCACTTGTATTAAAAGCTGATGCAGATAACGCCGGCCTTACTTTGCCCGCAGGTTTTGGGGCCTTAAAGGTTGCCGACGAAGTAGGACCAGCAAGGCACCTGGCTATTACTCCCGAAGGCCACGTTTTTATTAAACTGGCTTATCCCGATAAAGATGGCAATGGGATTGTTTTCCTCAAAGCCAAAGGTAACGATTACACAAAAATTGGTTTTGCTCCCTATGGTGGAACTGGAATCTTTTTAAAAGACAACTATCTGTATGCTTCTTCTAATACCGATGTTTACCGCTACAAATTAAACGAGCAACATGAACCTGTAGAATCTGTAAAACCAGAAAAAATAGTCAGCGGGCTCATTGATCGTCACCAGCATGAATCAAAATCAATTGCTCTCGACAATGCTGGAAATATTTATGTGAACATTGGAGCCTTCTCAAATTCATGTCAGCAAAAAGACCGTGAAAATAATTCTCCTGGCATTGTGAATTGTCCGGTACTCGACTCTGCTGCGGGAATTTGGCAATTTAAGGCTGATAAACAAGATCAGCACTACGGTGATGGACAACGTTACGCGACAGGTTTACGTAATGTAGTTGGCCTGGATTGGAACACTGAAAAAAACAGTTTGTTTGTTATGCAACATGGCCGCGACCAACTTACCATGTTTCCAGATGTATTTGATGCTAAAAAAAATGCTGAACTTCCTGCTGAATGCATGTTTGAATTAAAAAAAGGGGATAATTGCGGCTGGCCTTATTCTTATTATGATCCAACTACAAAGAAAAAAATATTGAATCCTGAATATGGTGGAGATGGAAAAAAAGAAGTGGGTAACGAATACATAGATCCTGTTGCGGCTTACCCTGCACATATGGCCCCAAATGGTTTGTTGTTTTACACGGGAAGCATGTTTCCAGAAAAATATAAGAACGGCGCGTTTATCGCTTTTCATGGATCCTGGAATCGCGCACCAGAACCACAAGCTGGCTTCTTTGTGGTTTTTCAACCATTTAAAGATGGTAAACCTTCTGGTGACTGGGAAATTTTTGCTGACGGCTTCTCCGGCTCAAAAGAAAACTCTGCTTCCGGAAAAGCGGATCATCGTCCCTGCGGCCTTGCACAAGGCCCCGATGGATCTATTTATGTTTCGGATGATTCTAAAGGGAGGATTTATAGAATTATTTATACCAAGTAA
- a CDS encoding b-N-acetylglucosaminidase — protein MQFIFFLLFTSLFFISMINKEDAPLPGSAKQEVDSLDIKIGQMIMVGIKGRTAVSPDDTLLKEIRDGKVGGVVLFEKNISPADSRNKLIQLNSDLQKNSAIPLFVSIDEEGGLVHRLKEKYGFVGMPSAAYLGKIDNSDSTLFYNRRLTAELKELGFNCNYAPTLDMAMNPENTVIVKRQRSFSDNPDVVSKNALLCIQAHHENGIKTILKHFPGHGSSTADSHAGIVDVTETWSFKELFPYFTVLSSGNYDAIMTAHIINKRWDNSYLPATLSNKVVTDILRGLLGYKGVVFSDDMQMGAIAKNYGFENAIELAINAGVDVLMFANNVSKEQKNVSASEIHAVIKKMVKKKKISRERINEAYSRIIALKSKTF, from the coding sequence ATCCAGTTTATTTTTTTCCTTCTGTTCACTTCACTTTTCTTTATCTCGATGATCAATAAAGAAGATGCACCATTACCCGGATCGGCAAAACAGGAAGTGGATAGCCTCGATATCAAGATCGGGCAAATGATTATGGTTGGAATAAAAGGAAGAACGGCGGTTTCGCCGGATGATACGCTTTTAAAAGAAATTCGTGATGGAAAAGTAGGAGGCGTTGTTCTTTTTGAAAAAAATATTTCCCCTGCAGATTCGAGAAACAAACTGATTCAGCTCAATTCCGATCTCCAGAAAAATTCTGCTATTCCTTTGTTTGTAAGCATCGACGAAGAAGGGGGATTGGTGCATCGTTTAAAAGAAAAATATGGCTTTGTTGGAATGCCTTCTGCAGCTTACCTTGGAAAAATCGATAACTCAGACTCCACTCTTTTTTATAATCGCCGCCTTACTGCAGAATTAAAAGAATTAGGATTTAACTGCAACTATGCCCCTACCCTTGATATGGCTATGAATCCTGAAAATACTGTCATCGTAAAACGTCAGCGTAGTTTTTCCGACAATCCTGATGTAGTTAGCAAAAATGCTTTGCTTTGTATTCAAGCGCATCATGAGAACGGAATCAAAACCATACTAAAACATTTTCCCGGCCACGGAAGTTCAACGGCAGATTCGCATGCAGGTATTGTGGATGTAACGGAAACATGGAGTTTCAAAGAACTCTTCCCCTACTTCACTGTTTTAAGTTCAGGAAATTACGATGCGATAATGACGGCACATATAATTAATAAGCGTTGGGATAATTCTTACTTGCCGGCAACTTTATCAAATAAGGTTGTCACCGACATCTTGAGAGGACTCTTAGGTTATAAAGGAGTTGTATTTTCAGACGATATGCAGATGGGTGCTATCGCAAAAAATTACGGATTTGAAAATGCTATTGAACTTGCCATAAACGCGGGAGTAGATGTTTTAATGTTTGCTAACAATGTAAGCAAAGAACAAAAAAATGTTAGTGCGTCAGAGATCCATGCTGTAATTAAGAAAATGGTAAAAAAGAAAAAAATTTCGAGAGAACGAATTAATGAAGCCTATTCGCGTATTATAGCCTTGAAAAGTAAAACGTTCTAA
- a CDS encoding peptidase M13 — translation MQIHFKKPIIGIGAFLLLAASSCKTDQPADKNTHSYFDKAGMDSTVKAGDNFFLYANGAWMKTAVIPDDQSGWGSFYTLYEENLKKLKGLLEDAAKSNSTQGTTEQKLGDYYASGMDTVTIDKLGAQPLKEQLAKIDAVKDYKELMNLVADMSARGEGDLIALYVGADEKNSGQNIAIFYQTGTSLPEKDYYTRKDSASEASRKALVAYAEKMFLLTGTDAATANKNANAILALETEIAKTHRTPVEMRDPQANYNKMSVAALEKISPNVGWSNYFQKLGVKVDSVNVSQPGYYSGLSKMLASQPIDAWKTKLKFDYINTNASLLSKDFATASFEFGRTFSGQKKDSERWKKMTNRVNGGLGEMLGQVYVKKYFNETAKQRMDELVNNLQKAFDNRIQNLDWMSAPTKERATTKLHTFLKKIGYPEKWKNYDDVSIDKNNFFANAKSVRMHNHKEEMEKIGKPVDRMEWGMSPPTVNAYYNPTNNEIVFPAGILQFPFFDANADDAINYGAIGMVIGHEMTHGFDDQGCQYDEKGNMKNWWSSEDSIKFKAKTGAVINQYNNYVVLNDQHVNGALTLGENLADIGGLAISYDAFKMTKQGKDTVRIDGFTPDQRFFLGYAQVWRLKNRDEILRTRINTDPHSPEMFRVNGPAANFDPFYAAFDIKPTDKMYIKPEERAHIW, via the coding sequence ATGCAAATTCACTTTAAAAAGCCGATAATCGGCATTGGTGCTTTTCTGTTGCTAGCGGCTTCTTCCTGCAAAACAGATCAGCCTGCTGACAAAAACACACACTCTTATTTTGATAAGGCTGGCATGGATTCAACCGTAAAAGCCGGAGATAATTTTTTTCTATATGCAAATGGCGCATGGATGAAAACTGCTGTTATACCTGACGATCAAAGTGGCTGGGGAAGCTTTTACACTTTGTATGAAGAAAACCTTAAAAAACTAAAAGGGCTTCTTGAAGATGCCGCCAAGAGCAATAGCACTCAAGGAACTACTGAACAAAAACTGGGCGATTACTACGCAAGTGGTATGGATACAGTAACAATTGATAAGTTGGGAGCACAACCGTTGAAAGAACAGTTAGCGAAAATTGATGCCGTTAAAGATTACAAAGAATTGATGAACCTTGTTGCGGATATGTCTGCGCGCGGGGAAGGTGATTTGATCGCTCTGTACGTTGGAGCCGATGAAAAAAACAGCGGCCAGAATATCGCTATTTTTTATCAGACCGGAACTTCACTTCCGGAAAAAGATTACTATACGCGTAAAGACAGCGCCAGCGAAGCTTCCAGAAAAGCTCTTGTGGCTTATGCTGAAAAAATGTTCCTGCTAACTGGAACAGATGCTGCTACAGCTAACAAAAATGCGAACGCTATATTAGCTCTTGAAACGGAAATCGCTAAAACACATCGCACTCCTGTTGAAATGCGTGACCCACAGGCTAACTACAACAAAATGAGTGTAGCTGCTCTGGAAAAGATCTCTCCAAATGTTGGCTGGTCAAATTATTTCCAAAAATTAGGTGTTAAAGTTGATTCGGTAAATGTTAGTCAACCTGGTTATTATTCTGGCTTAAGCAAAATGTTGGCTAGTCAGCCGATTGATGCGTGGAAAACAAAATTAAAATTCGATTACATCAATACGAATGCAAGCTTATTAAGCAAAGATTTTGCTACTGCAAGCTTCGAATTTGGAAGAACTTTTAGTGGTCAGAAAAAAGACAGTGAGCGTTGGAAAAAAATGACTAACCGTGTAAATGGCGGATTAGGAGAAATGCTTGGGCAAGTTTATGTGAAAAAATATTTTAACGAAACTGCAAAGCAACGCATGGATGAATTGGTAAACAACCTTCAAAAAGCTTTTGATAACAGAATTCAAAATCTTGATTGGATGAGCGCTCCTACAAAAGAAAGAGCTACTACCAAACTACATACGTTCCTCAAAAAAATCGGTTATCCTGAAAAATGGAAAAACTACGATGATGTGAGTATCGATAAAAATAATTTCTTCGCGAATGCTAAAAGTGTTCGTATGCATAATCATAAAGAAGAAATGGAAAAAATCGGCAAGCCTGTTGATCGCATGGAATGGGGCATGAGTCCTCCTACTGTAAATGCTTATTACAATCCTACAAACAACGAGATCGTTTTCCCCGCAGGTATTTTACAATTTCCTTTCTTCGATGCAAATGCTGACGATGCTATTAATTATGGAGCTATCGGAATGGTTATAGGGCATGAAATGACTCATGGTTTTGACGATCAGGGTTGTCAATATGATGAAAAAGGAAACATGAAAAACTGGTGGAGCAGCGAAGACAGTATAAAATTCAAAGCAAAAACCGGAGCTGTTATTAATCAGTATAATAATTATGTTGTGCTAAACGATCAACATGTAAATGGTGCATTAACCCTTGGTGAAAACCTTGCTGATATCGGTGGTTTGGCTATTTCATACGACGCATTTAAAATGACCAAACAGGGGAAAGATACCGTTCGTATTGATGGATTTACTCCTGATCAACGTTTCTTTTTAGGTTATGCTCAGGTTTGGAGATTGAAAAACAGAGACGAAATTCTTCGCACAAGAATTAACACAGATCCGCATTCTCCTGAAATGTTCCGCGTAAATGGACCTGCAGCGAATTTTGATCCTTTCTATGCAGCTTTTGATATTAAACCTACTGATAAAATGTATATTAAACCGGAAGAGCGCGCTCATATCTGGTAG
- the fabF gene encoding beta-ketoacyl-[acyl-carrier-protein] synthase II: MKRVVITGLGAITPIGNTVDEFWTNLVAGKNGVGPITKFDASKFKTRFACEVKGFNPDDYGDKKEMRKYDLFTQYAIAASEQAIKDSGLNFEKMTIDERAEVGVIWASGNGGIATFEEQLDEFHKGDGTPRFNPFFIAKMIVDIAAGVISIRNKLHGPNYCTVSACASSNTAIISAFDTIRLGKATIMVAGGSEAAITQASVGGFGAAQALSKNNENPDKASRPFDKDRDGFVIGEGAGALILEDLEHALNRGAKIYAEIVGGGMAADAYHLTGTAPDGIGAYLGIEKALKDVGIDASKIDYINAHATSTGLGDISELKGIQKVFGNGMVAISATKSMTGHLLGAAGAVEGIACVLAIKNGIIPATINLENRDEEIEELVNIVTGKSIKANVNYALNNSFGFGGHTASSIFKKYSA, translated from the coding sequence ATGAAAAGAGTAGTTATAACGGGGCTTGGAGCCATTACGCCCATTGGAAATACAGTAGACGAATTCTGGACTAACTTAGTGGCGGGTAAAAACGGAGTAGGTCCCATTACAAAATTTGACGCTTCAAAATTTAAAACACGTTTTGCCTGTGAGGTAAAAGGGTTTAACCCCGATGATTATGGCGATAAAAAAGAAATGCGTAAGTATGATCTTTTTACGCAATATGCCATAGCAGCATCTGAGCAGGCTATAAAAGATTCAGGATTAAACTTCGAAAAAATGACCATAGATGAGAGAGCTGAAGTGGGAGTTATCTGGGCAAGCGGAAATGGAGGCATTGCAACCTTCGAAGAACAACTGGACGAATTTCACAAGGGAGACGGTACACCAAGATTTAATCCTTTTTTTATTGCCAAAATGATTGTTGACATCGCAGCTGGAGTTATTTCCATCCGTAATAAACTTCATGGACCAAACTATTGTACGGTTTCTGCCTGTGCCTCATCCAACACTGCTATTATTTCTGCATTTGACACTATTCGTTTAGGCAAAGCAACAATCATGGTTGCCGGAGGTTCTGAAGCAGCCATTACGCAAGCTTCTGTAGGTGGGTTCGGAGCTGCCCAGGCCCTGTCTAAAAACAATGAAAATCCTGATAAAGCCTCGCGTCCATTCGACAAAGACCGCGATGGTTTTGTAATAGGCGAAGGTGCCGGAGCATTGATTCTTGAGGATTTAGAACACGCCCTGAACCGCGGCGCTAAAATATACGCAGAGATTGTTGGAGGGGGAATGGCCGCTGATGCTTATCATCTTACTGGTACGGCGCCTGATGGGATTGGTGCTTATTTAGGAATTGAAAAAGCTTTAAAAGATGTGGGTATCGACGCTTCAAAAATCGATTATATTAACGCACATGCCACATCTACAGGCCTCGGTGACATTAGCGAACTCAAAGGCATTCAAAAAGTTTTTGGAAATGGAATGGTAGCTATCAGCGCTACTAAGTCTATGACGGGACATTTATTGGGTGCAGCGGGCGCTGTAGAAGGAATTGCATGTGTGCTGGCTATTAAAAACGGAATCATTCCTGCTACAATTAATTTAGAAAACAGGGATGAAGAAATTGAAGAACTTGTAAACATTGTTACAGGAAAGTCAATCAAGGCAAATGTAAATTATGCTTTGAATAATTCTTTTGGCTTTGGAGGACATACCGCAAGTTCTATTTTCAAAAAGTATTCTGCATAA
- a CDS encoding ATP/GTP-binding protein encodes MKQSLIYGLTGLLALSTMNGQTPDIQKIWETEANLRVPESVIMTNDHKVLYFSNIEGETNAKDTKGSIGKMDPNGKVLNVDWLTGLNAPKGLAIHEGKLYVADVDELVVIDIKEAKVLERISIFDAKFLNDVTIAKNGIIYVSDTRKAIISRVENNAVSVFISEVKGVNGLLAVDDRLYFLSAGALWRADTGKVVTKIAEGMDESVDGLIQTKAGNFIVSCWSGIIYHVKPDGSKTILLDTREQKLNTADIGYDSSKNIIYVPTFYGNKIVAYKLKE; translated from the coding sequence ATGAAACAATCATTGATATATGGTTTAACGGGGCTTTTGGCTTTATCAACCATGAATGGGCAAACGCCTGATATTCAAAAAATCTGGGAAACAGAAGCTAATCTGAGAGTGCCCGAAAGTGTGATAATGACCAATGATCACAAGGTTCTTTATTTTTCAAATATCGAAGGAGAAACTAACGCAAAAGACACAAAAGGTTCCATTGGCAAAATGGATCCAAATGGAAAGGTGTTAAATGTAGATTGGTTAACAGGCTTAAATGCTCCAAAAGGTCTTGCCATACACGAAGGCAAACTTTATGTGGCAGACGTTGATGAACTTGTGGTAATCGATATAAAGGAGGCCAAAGTTCTGGAACGTATTTCTATTTTTGATGCGAAGTTTTTAAACGACGTTACTATTGCTAAAAACGGGATTATTTACGTTTCAGACACACGTAAGGCGATTATCAGTCGTGTAGAAAATAACGCAGTTAGTGTTTTTATTTCTGAAGTAAAAGGGGTTAATGGTTTATTAGCCGTTGATGATCGTCTTTATTTTTTAAGTGCGGGAGCTTTGTGGAGGGCCGATACGGGCAAAGTGGTAACAAAGATTGCTGAAGGAATGGATGAAAGTGTGGATGGTCTTATACAGACCAAAGCAGGAAATTTTATCGTGTCGTGTTGGAGCGGAATTATTTATCATGTAAAACCCGATGGCAGCAAAACAATTTTATTGGATACGCGGGAGCAGAAGTTAAATACAGCAGATATAGGTTATGATTCTTCAAAAAATATAATTTATGTACCGACTTTTTATGGAAATAAGATTGTAGCGTACAAATTGAAAGAGTAA
- a CDS encoding phytoene dehydrogenase has protein sequence MTAALCLAKKGQKVLVLEQHYVPGGWCHSFHLNGQRFSPGVHYIGLLDKGQSTSELYKALGIANDLVFFRMNEKAYEHCIIGNETINMPAGLDALYESLSQRFPAERKNLKKYLTLVEKVSQQVQLIPKMRGFMDHLTIAFRTKEMGKYGLFTLKRVIDWHIKDPLLKSILNIQCGDHGLPPYKASFPVHCVVMYHYFSGAFYPMGGGAGIVKAMTTALKKLDGEVRVKQTVKKIILENKVAVGVELENGQQIFAKNIVSNADPTTTYQKLIGEEYLSKGLIKKLSKTKYSVTSLILFLTLDMDVRAAGIDSGNVWSVKNADLDAIYDELKDTDILAGEEFPAVFLSCPTLKDPVSFNGRYHTFEVVTFIDNESFDKFSKGTDYHSEVYAEQKAILIKKFLNNVEKIIPGAKKNIVQVELGTPKTNQYYIQGTKGNVYGTEKKFTQIGPFSFNTKSEVKNLYLCGASTLSHGVGGAAYSGVEAAAKILNISQDELLIADPKQELKIYDAENPDSWPEFIHKKIEDKKRRFKETGDVLETD, from the coding sequence ATGACAGCTGCCCTTTGCCTGGCCAAGAAAGGGCAAAAAGTTCTGGTCCTCGAGCAACATTATGTACCGGGCGGATGGTGTCACAGTTTTCACCTCAACGGACAAAGATTTAGTCCGGGAGTACATTATATCGGACTTTTAGATAAAGGACAATCTACCAGTGAACTTTATAAAGCCCTTGGTATTGCCAATGATCTTGTTTTTTTCAGAATGAATGAAAAAGCCTACGAGCATTGTATCATTGGAAATGAAACCATTAATATGCCTGCGGGACTTGATGCTTTGTACGAAAGTCTCTCGCAACGATTTCCGGCTGAAAGAAAAAACTTAAAAAAATATTTAACGCTGGTTGAGAAGGTAAGTCAGCAGGTACAACTCATTCCTAAAATGCGTGGCTTTATGGATCACTTAACCATTGCATTTCGCACCAAGGAAATGGGAAAATATGGTTTGTTTACTTTAAAGCGGGTTATCGACTGGCATATCAAAGACCCTCTTTTAAAAAGTATTCTCAATATTCAATGTGGAGATCATGGCTTGCCTCCTTATAAAGCAAGTTTCCCGGTGCATTGTGTAGTGATGTATCATTATTTTTCGGGTGCCTTTTATCCTATGGGTGGCGGCGCGGGCATAGTAAAAGCAATGACTACTGCTTTAAAAAAACTTGACGGGGAAGTGCGTGTGAAACAAACCGTGAAAAAAATTATTCTTGAAAATAAAGTTGCCGTAGGAGTTGAACTCGAAAACGGTCAGCAAATTTTTGCGAAAAATATTGTATCCAATGCAGACCCAACTACAACTTACCAAAAACTTATCGGGGAAGAATATCTCAGTAAAGGACTTATTAAAAAACTCTCTAAGACAAAATATTCTGTCACCTCGCTCATTTTATTCTTGACACTCGACATGGATGTGCGTGCTGCCGGCATTGATTCGGGCAACGTTTGGTCGGTAAAAAATGCGGATCTCGATGCGATTTACGATGAATTAAAAGACACTGATATACTGGCGGGAGAAGAATTTCCAGCGGTATTTTTAAGTTGTCCCACTTTAAAAGATCCTGTAAGTTTTAATGGCAGGTACCATACTTTTGAAGTAGTAACTTTTATTGACAATGAAAGTTTCGACAAATTCAGCAAGGGCACAGATTACCATTCTGAAGTATATGCTGAACAAAAGGCAATCCTGATAAAAAAGTTTTTAAATAACGTGGAAAAAATAATTCCAGGGGCTAAAAAAAACATAGTGCAGGTAGAATTAGGTACTCCCAAAACCAATCAATATTACATCCAGGGAACAAAAGGAAATGTTTATGGTACCGAGAAAAAATTCACTCAAATTGGTCCTTTCTCCTTCAATACAAAATCTGAAGTCAAAAATCTATATCTCTGTGGTGCCAGTACGCTTTCGCATGGGGTTGGAGGCGCAGCCTATTCAGGAGTTGAAGCAGCAGCAAAAATTTTAAACATCAGCCAGGACGAACTACTTATAGCGGACCCTAAACAGGAGTTAAAAATATATGACGCAGAAAATCCTGATTCCTGGCCGGAATTTATTCACAAGAAAATTGAAGATAAAAAACGCCGGTTTAAAGAGACCGGTGATGTGTTGGAAACAGATTAA